The DNA sequence GATGCGCTGAGATCAACAAACAATGTGAGAAGTTCTTCGCAACAGAAGTCACCAACCTTGAGATCTGCAGAACTGGAGTGTCTTCCATCACTCACGGTGGTACTCAATACCGTACCTCGCATTATCAACACCAACGATTCCACTGGATCTCCTTCCCGAACAATGTAGCTTCCCTCCGAAAAGAGAATTGGCTTCAGACTGTCATACAGTATATTCAACAGTCGTTCCTCCATATTTTCAAAGAATGGCACCttcaaaattaaatgaaatattATCAAGAAACAGTCACAAAATCTAACCCAACACTTATACTAAACAGACTCAGTCTCGATGATGCTCAAGTCCCTTTGTTTTGTTCGGAATGTAAGTTAGGAAATTCTGAATGAAACTGATCATATTGGGACAATTGAAAAGAACTCACTTTAAGGATTGCACCCATGCAAATATATCGCTTCGTATCACTCCTGAGATCCCTGGGAAGACTCAGAAAAAAATTCTCCATGCTAACTCCTGTGTTTTCTTGCCATCGGTCACTTTGGATTGCACCCATGCAAACATATCGCTTCGTATCACACTGGCATGATTTTTACATGCTTCACTCCAGCAAGTTACGTTCCTTTCTATAGAAAACAAATACCAAAAGGCTCCGACAACCTACAGGGCCAACAAAGGATCGTCATAATCTGCACAAATTTCCTAATTATACATTGGTAAAGCATCAATTCTGCAAGAAAACATGGGAAATGGTTACGAGACTTACATGACTAGCGAGCATGTATAGAAAGAGATTAACCCATTCAGTTCCAGCGAGGATGCCCAAATTACTTGTAGCTTTTTTCAATAAGGAACATATGCGAAGGAACCTCAGCACATATTGAAAGACAACTATGAAGTTCAATGATTTTGTTGCACCCAAAACCCTTGAAGCATTTAGTTTTGGAACAATAGCAAAAAAGAGGACCTGAACACATTGATGCAAAGCTAATGAGTCCACAAATGCAGTCATATAATATAACTAAAGGTGAAGGGAGATGAAATTCCTGACCTGTGGCAGTGGAAGAATCATAAATACGTCTGCCGGGAAGTAGAAGAACAAATATCTCCATGCAATTGCCCGCATCTCTTTAAACAACTCAACTCTTCCAGAAGCTTGAGAAGAAAGACTGACAATAGCAGCACGGAATTGAAAAACCATATGGATTATATAAAAGAAATCAACGAGGAACCGCAAAACAACAACTGGAGTCCCCAGTGTCGTGTCCAATCTAGGGCACTTCTTCTGAGCATTAAAAACAAGGATATAAAAGAACAACGGATCCAGTGAGAGCGCAATTACACAAAAAGTTAGATATACATCATTCAACCTTCGGATATAATCCCTACAGGTGTCTAACATAAAACTCCATGGTAAGAGGTCATTGTTTCTCCAACTCTCTTAATATAATCCCTACAGGTGTCTAACATATTCATACCTAACGATTTTCCATAAAATGGTGACGAAAGGGATAACTTGTACAAATCTTTACGTTTTCCAATTTGATCCGATCCATTCGTTCGCAGAGCTATTTACTCATTCGCAGACATTTCTGGAACACTTCTAACAGAGAGGCGACTTAAGAATGTAAGAATTAACACACTAACCAAGATTAAAACTTGAACTACAACCTAATAAGAACTAACCAGAATTTGTGTGTGAGTGAACCAAGAAGAAAACATACCTGCAGAAGTTCCCGAACTAGAAGCCATAGAGCTAAGCTTTCAGTGAGCCTTCTTCTCTCTTGCAGAAAATCAAGAACTCAACTTACAATAGGTTTAAGTCTCACTATGAGCGTGTATCCTGTGAGAGAAGAggccactctctctctctctctctatatatatatatatataatcttttCCATTCCAGAAAAGGATTCCCTATTAAAATCCTTATAGAAAACAAATACTTGCTTTACTTGTTCCATAAGAACTGATCCTAATGCTATGCAAAACCTTTCTTCGTTAAGGACTAGCAATCCTCTTATCAATAATACTTTTCTACCAAACTAAATACCCATAGCCGGTCCCTAAAACTTCTCTATCTCATGCTCATTCTAACAAAGAATTCAGAAAGGGATGTAAAAGGTGAAAGGGAAGGTTCTTATTTACAGAACCACGAAATCGAGAGGCTCAGATGCGGCGTCATCCAATATCTGCTAGATGCTAAGCAAGTCCGATATCGACTGACCAAAGGTAaaaaaatttcagtaaaacGAAGGGAAAATGTAATCCTTTCTCTCATATTCCgtaaaatgagaagaaaaaaaaaaaaatcggacATTGCCATATACAACACACATTTTACAGAAGTTGGTACACTCAACAAAATGTGGCTCCCGACCATTATGCTGTTACACTTTTCTTCCATTTTATCAATTAAAACAGTTTCTCGATTACATTTTACAAGAAGACGACGACCAATCATATAACTTAATCGAAACCTCTACATACCTATTATTGCTCTTCAGCAGTAAAATCAGGCTCCGCCGGCTTCTGAAGTAGCATGGCCGGTAGTCTCTCTGGCATCCTTGCCTTCCGCGTACCACTACGCCGTATATTACGCAGTACATTAGCAGCAAAACGTGAGGCATAAATGGTGGCCCCTAGACTTGGGGAGCTGTCCCCAGCCTTGGCCAGTGGATCTTGCAGCCTATTCTCCTCTTCCTGCAGAGACTCTTCTAGCTTCTTCTTCATATGGCGGCGCCACACTGCTTGTATAAAAGTAGCTGCCCAAGTCCTCCACTGCTGTGAGTAGAACCTGAATGTGTGCCGGAGCTGCTTGCTGTGGAGTAGCCTGAACTGAGAGGCTAAGAACTTCAAGTCATCCGCTTTTAAAGCAAAGGCTTCAACTTCACTAAGGGATTGGACAGTTATGGTCGAGATTGGAAGATTAACTGATGTGTGGGGATCAAGAGCCCATGTCAAAAGTTCTTCGCCCCAAAAGTCACCGGCCTTGAGATATGAAGAGTTGAAAAAACCGGTTCTTCCACCAATTATGGTCATAGCCAAAAGCCTGCCCCGCATAATGAAGAGCATTTCATCCACTGGGTCTCCCTCCCGAACAATATGAGTTGCCACTGTATATAGTACCGGCTTGAGACGGTCACACATTGCATTGAGCAGTCGTCCATCCATTTTCGCAAATATAGGCACCTTTAATGCAGTCAAGTAAAAAGTAAGAATCCATATCTAGTGGTTTGAAAGACATACTAAGATGACAATAACATAATGGTGAAGAAACTCACTCTCATAAGCAGAGGCAAACAGACATGGCGCTTTGTATCACTCCTGAGTTCCCTGGGAAGACTCAGAAAAAAATTCTCCATGCTAACTCCTGTGTTTTCTTGCCATTGGTCTCTTTGGTATTCCCGAATACGCTTCTTGAGATGAGGGGGAAGTGCATAAGAGGCCATCCAatattctctctcttcctccttaGATCTCATATCCGCCAATCTTGCAGTTTTCAACTGCAAATATGTCTGTGATCCACAACAAGATACACTTATTAATCGATCATATCCTAAACAACGTTAAACAAACGTGTCATACAAGTTTGGTTTATACGTATATCCAAACAATATATGCATGACGAATTGGTCGTTAGAGATTAGACTAAAGAATTGGAGGGACATTATGTATGCCACATAACTGAGAGCGATTACATGGACTAAATACCACCTACCTGCATATTTCCAATTAGAGATGACAACAGTACCAACCCAGAAAGTGAAACGAAAACTGCGTAGTAGACTTCCCAAACATATGTACTCGTTTTGAGGCCTTGACCGAGGGAGCTGCAGAATATAAGGCTCAAACATATGAGAAGCTAGTGTAAATAGTGCAGacaaaaatccttaacgaacaAATGCGATAGGATGAAATGTTGAACCTCAAATTTTGCAGTCCCCACCAAACGCAGTAAGAAATCTTTTCTATGAAATCTGCTGAGTCGTTCACAACACCGGATTCAAGGGCGTCAGCGTATATTCCAAAATTAAAAGGTGTGGAGCTTGGTATCTTTGTAGAGCAAGAGTCGTTTGGAAATGATCTAGCTCCGAAGGTGTCATCacaaaataaagaacaatgtaCACCGGTATGATTTTGACATGCTTCACTCCAGCAACTTACGTTCCTTTCTATAGAAAACAGGTACCAAAAGGCTCCAACAACCTACAGGGTCAACAAACCACACTGGATTGTCAGAATCTGCACAAATTTCCAAATAATACATTGGTAAAGCATCAATTCTGCAAGAAAACATGGGAAATGGTTACGGGACTTACATGACTAGCAAGCATGTATAGAAAGAGATTAACCCATGCAGTTCCAGCGAGGATGCCCGAATTACTGGTAACTTTTTTCAATAAGGAACAGATGCGAAGGAGCCTCAGCACATATTGAAAGACAACTATGAAGTTCAATGATTTTGTTGCACCCAAAACCCTTGAAGCATTTAGTTTTGGAACAATAGCAAAAATGAGGACCTGAACACGTTGATGCAAAGCTTATGAGTCCACAAATGCAGTCATATAATATACCCAAAGGTGAAGGGAGATGAAATTCCTGACCTGTGGCAGTGGAAGAATCACAAATACGTCTGCCGGGAAGTAGAAGAACAAATATCTCCATGCAATTGCCCGCATCTGTTTAAACAACTCAACTCTTCCGGAAGCTTGAGAAGAAAGACTACGAATAGCAGCACGGAATTGAAAAACCAGATGGATTATATATAAGAAATCAACGAGGAACCGCAAAACAACGACTGGAGTCCCCAGTGTTGTGTCCAATCTAAGGCACTTCTTCTGAACATTAAAAACAAGGATATAACAGAATAACGGATCCAGTGAGAGCGCAATTACACAAAAAATTAGATACACATCATTCAACCTTCGGATCTCCCGCGGGCCAAGACGACTCCTCTTGGAACCCAAAACTTCATGGTAAGCGGTCATTGTTTCTCCAACTCTCCTAATATAATCCATCAATATCCTCTTCAAACCCACGTCCCAAAGATAGAATAATTATACTAAATTATCCGCAGGAAGAGAGACGACAGTTTGTGGATAAAAAGCTCAaaccatagagagagagagagagagagagagagagagagagagaggagacgaAGGCTTCAAGTCAACGGCCTTTCAAGTGAAGAAATGTAAATAGTGCAGGAACCTTCAATATTGAGCTCCTGTGTACCAAGACTTATCCTCTTGGCTCTTTGCAAACCCCTCCTCGATTACCAATCGATAATCGAAGGCGATCGGATATGCGGGTGGAAGGACGAAGGCGACTTAAGAATTCAGACAAGATGTAAAAGGTGAAAGGGAAGGCTCTTGATTACAGAACAACGATATCGAGAGGCTCAGATGTGGCGTCATCCAATTGCTCCTAGATGCTAAGCAAGTATCAATATTGACGGACCAAAGGTAaaaaaatttcagtaaaacGAAAGAAAACTGTAATCCTTTCTCTCATCTTCcgtaaaatgagaaaaaaagaatCGGACATTGCCATATACAACACACATTTTACAGAAGTTGGTACACTCAACAAAATGCGGCTCTCTACCATTATGCTGTTACActtttcttccttcctttttAACAGTTAAAAACGGTTTCTCGGTTACATTTTACAACAAGAAGACGACTGATCATATAACTTAATCAAAACCTCTATATACCTATTACTGCTCTTCAGCAGTAAAATCAGGCTCCGCCGGCTTCTGAAGTAGCATGGCCGGTAGTCTCTCTGGCACCCTTGCCTTCCGCGTACCACTACGCCGTATAGTACGCAGTAAATTAGCAGCAAAACGTGAGGCATAAATGGTGGCCCCTAGACTTGGGGAGCTGACCCCAGCCTTGGCCAGTGCATCTTGCAGCCTATTCTCCTCTTCCTGCAGAGACTCTTCTAGCTTCTTCTTCATATGACGGCGCCACGCTGCTTGTATAAAAGTAGCTGCCCAAGTCCTCCACTGCTGTGAGTAGAACCTGAATGTGTGCCGGAGCTGCTTGCTGTGGAGTCGCCTGAACTGAGAGGCTACAAACTTCAAGTCATCCGCTTTTAAAGCAAAGGCTTCGACTTCACTAAGGGCTTGGACAGTTCTGGTTGAGATTGGAAGATTAGCTGATGTGTGGGGATCAAGAGCCCATGTCAAAAGTTCTTCGCCGCAAAAGTCACCGGCCTTGAGATATTCAGAGTTGAAGAAACCGGTTCTTCCACCATTCGTGGTCATAGTCAATAGCCTGCCCCGCATAATAAAGAGCATTTCATCCACTGGGTCTCCCTCCCTAACGATATAGCTTTCCTCTGTATATAGTACCGGCTTGAGACGGTCACACATTGCATCGAGCAGTTGTTCATCCATTTTCTCGAACATTGGCACCTTTAATGCAGTCAAGGAAAGAGTAAGAATCAATATCTAGTGGTTCAAATGCACATTAAGGTAACAAAAACAATGGTGGAGAAACTTACTCTCATAAGCAGAGCCAAACAGAGATGGCGCTTTATGTCCCTTCTAAGATCCTTGGGAAGATTACATATCAAATTCTCTTCATCAACACCTCTGGTTTCTTGCCATTTATATTGTTCATACCGCCTGATGcgctctctcaaattctcaggTAGCAAGCGGTGGGACATCCATTGTTCTGCATCTCTCCTTTTCACTCTCATTTCCTCCAATCTTGTGGTTGTAGATTGCAAATATGTCTGTTTCAAAAATTTAAAGTCCATCAGAACCTCACGACAGAAACAGAAACGATATGTCAATCCTGTAAAACTACAGGCACAACATTAAGTACCAACCTGCATATTTCCGATGAGAAATGAAAATAGCACCAACCCAGCGATAGAAATGAAGACTGCAAAGCAGATTTCCCATACATATGTACTGGTTGCAAGGTTCTGACCAAGTGAACTGCAAAATGAAAATATCGAGAATCAATATGAAATAAAGATACTGTATCAAGTATAAAATACTCGTTTTATAAGTCAACTCTACTGAGCTCATCATCAGAAGACCCTAAGAATGCAGACAAAGACAAGTTGTATAGGCACACCTCAAATTCCGTAGGCCCCACCAAAAGCAGTAAAAGAATTTCTGAGGAAAATCTGTGCTTGACTCAACAATACCAGATTGAAGGGCATCAAGGAATATTCCAAAATCAAACTGTGTTTTATCTTCATCTTGTATCGGGCAGGAAGAATTTAAGAATGTGATCTTACTAAAAGCATTCAAGCTCACGGTATCACAGTATAAATCCTTGAGCGAGCATATGGTTGTATTGTTCCCACATGCTGCTTTCCAGCACTTGGTTTCACGTTCTATAGAGAACAAGTACCAAAAAGCTCCCAATACCTAAGAACAGCATATCACTTGAAAATCAAAAGATTCAAAGAAGAAGGACAATTATATTGTAGCTATGAATATCACGATCAAACTTACATGACTGGCGAGCATGTAAAGAAAAAGATTAAATGCAGCTCCTGCCCAAGCAGTTTCGGTCAGTATACCAGAAGCCCTTGTGACTTCTCTATACAATGGATATATCCGTATAAACCTTGGAAAATACTGGAACAGAACAACAAACTTCAACAAATTCTTTGTATTCAACGTTTTTGAGCCTCCCAGTTTTGGAATGAAAATTAGAATAACCACCTGGAAATATTTCATAGTATCATTAGGGGTCCAAAGCAGAATCAAAATAATGCACAAACATTCTAATCTAAACAAGACATCGACTACCACTAACCACACTATATGCCGAATTTAAAGTGCAGATACTACATACAATTAAGTAACATACGCAACACCAAAAGTATACACAATATTGGGCCAAAATGATTACACATCATGTGCAGAGAGAGTACAGATTGTGCATAAAGATACCCCTCAACCCGCCATATTAGATGAGTAACTGAACAGTAAATTAATGCACCTCATAAAAAGTAGGAAGGGTTAGCTTACTTGTGGGAGAGGAAGGACTGCAAGAATGTCAATTAGGAAGTATGATGAGAGATACCTCCTTGCAATAGCCCAAGCATCTTCAACTAAAACACCTCTTCCAAACACTCGAGAAGAAGGAGCAATAAATCCAGTACGAAACTGGAAAATTATgtgaacaatataaaatatatctGTGAATGAACGCAAAACACTAGCTGTTATCTCCATCTTCCTGTCCAAACCAAGGCACTTTTTCTTATCATCGATCACAGGGATGTAAAAGAACAAAGGATCAAGGGAGACGGCAATAATACATGCCAATACAAATATCTTATTCCACTTCTGAAGGAATGGGCCTTGAGGATCAAGAATTCCACTACCAAAGCTGTTGCCGACAACACtgtcaattgaataagatttccATGACTTCTTAATCCGCTCAGAACCAGATTCCAAGCTTCTTTGGAATTTGACTGACACCGAGTTAATCGTTCTTCTGAACTTCCCTGGTGGCATGTCATCATCTGGAGAATATAATGGCTCAACATTTTTCTCTGCAGTCCAATCCTGAAACCTGAAACAAGACATTATATTTCCAATTTAAATAACACGCAAGGAGGTTTCCAAGCATCTAGCATTACATACAACAGTTAAACATAATTCCGAACGAAGGGACAGGGACAGGGTGGTGGAATTATGTGCCAATGTGCGGACAGAACCAGTGAAAGAAGTGATATTAGCAACAGTGGTGGCACATTATTAGCATCCCATCGCCACCGTGATATAAAACTCCCGGCAAGTACTTCATAGTAGCAGGACAACATAACATCAAAATCCTGACCTATTTGGCCCCAAAAGCCAGGAAATTGCTGTATAGTTGCAAACTAGTCAACATGATAACATGTTTGTAAGGTTATAGTACTAATCGTCAAACTAACCTGACGAACTTCTCTTGCTGAAAATTCATGACTACAACTTGTTTTCGATAGAATCTCCAAACCGAAAGTTAACCTCCGAACGTTTGAATAACCCGAAGAGCTTCCTCGTGCAACACCAAGTTCCCAAAAGCAGTCCCTAGACAACGATTCAAAGTGAAGCAAAATGAGTTCAACATAGAAACTTCGGTAATTTCACAAGATGTTTCGTAGAATTACTCGCCTAAAAGCGTTAATAAAGGGGGGAACTTTATCCGAGGTCCAAGAGCAATATCAAAGTGCTGTGTGCCCCCAATTCAAAAAGCAGAAATCGCACTGACGCTCAATATCCATACAAAAATATCTTCATTTGATCAATATCTCCCTAAATTTagcatccatttttttttcatacattcATAAATTCCTTGCTAACAACAAAATAtaatcaagtaaaaaaaaaatatggtcaCAAATGGACCAACGGGACCTCTTGCATTCAAAATTTGAACCAAAAGCCAaagaatttcaacaaaaaaactgATATTTTTGGATTTCCAATTTCATATCCTTTCCAAAAAAGACCAAAAAACTAAATCTTTAACAttccaaaaactaaaaatccaATCTTTGGGGGAAAAACCATGTCactgaaacaaaagaaaaaagggaaaaaaaatagcaaattgAGGAAAACCCAACAACAAAAACTGCTGATATATAAGAACTCACCAAACAATAAAGTCTGAGAGCCACTAAGAGAACAGATTGTCCACGGCGGAAGAACCCAAACCGAAGCTTCTCCTTGTGATTATCTCCCAAGACCCAGATAGCTTTTCGTGCTTTAATGCTCAATATTCAATCagtgacagagagagagagagagagagagagagagagagaaagagaaattgattagagaggaagaagaagcaaaagaagaagaagacgaaggtTCTCGGAAATGCGTAGGAAGTGAGTCAGTGGGTCTCCGAGTCAAGTGACTCGACCGCTCCGTCGTGATTAAATTATAGATTTTGAGACAGGCATTCGGACAGAGACGGGGAGAGagagacggagagagagaggaagtcCAACAAAGTATGTGATTAGGCAGACGAACAAAGTCTTGTGGCCTGGGTTCCACTCCCGTGAAC is a window from the Pyrus communis chromosome 16, drPyrComm1.1, whole genome shotgun sequence genome containing:
- the LOC137719447 gene encoding cyclic nucleotide-gated ion channel 1-like codes for the protein MDYIRRVGETMTAYHEVLGSKRSRLGPREIRRLNDVYLIFCVIALSLDPLFCYILVFNVQKKCLRLDTTLGTPVVVLRFLVDFLYIIHLVFQFRAAIRSLSSQASGRVELFKQMRAIAWRYLFFYFPADVFVILPLPQVLIFAIVPKLNASRVLGATKSLNFIVVFQYVLRLLRICSLLKKVTSNSGILAGTAWVNLFLYMLASHVVGAFWYLFSIERNVSCWSEACQNHTGVHCSLFCDDTFGARSFPNDSCSTKIPSSTPFNFGIYADALESGVVNDSADFIEKISYCVWWGLQNLSSLGQGLKTSTYVWEVYYAVFVSLSGLVLLSSLIGNMQTYLQLKTARLADMRSKEEEREYWMASYALPPHLKKRIREYQRDQWQENTGVSMENFFLSLPRELRSDTKRHVCLPLLMRVPIFAKMDGRLLNAMCDRLKPVLYTVATHIVREGDPVDEMLFIMRGRLLAMTIIGGRTGFFNSSYLKAGDFWGEELLTWALDPHTSVNLPISTITVQSLSEVEAFALKADDLKFLASQFRLLHSKQLRHTFRFYSQQWRTWAATFIQAVWRRHMKKKLEESLQEEENRLQDPLAKAGDSSPSLGATIYASRFAANVLRNIRRSGTRKARMPERLPAMLLQKPAEPDFTAEEQ
- the LOC137719446 gene encoding cyclic nucleotide-gated ion channel 1-like — its product is MNFQQEKFVRFQDWTAEKNVEPLYSPDDDMPPGKFRRTINSVSVKFQRSLESGSERIKKSWKSYSIDSVVGNSFGSGILDPQGPFLQKWNKIFVLACIIAVSLDPLFFYIPVIDDKKKCLGLDRKMEITASVLRSFTDIFYIVHIIFQFRTGFIAPSSRVFGRGVLVEDAWAIARRYLSSYFLIDILAVLPLPQVVILIFIPKLGGSKTLNTKNLLKFVVLFQYFPRFIRIYPLYREVTRASGILTETAWAGAAFNLFLYMLASHVLGAFWYLFSIERETKCWKAACGNNTTICSLKDLYCDTVSLNAFSKITFLNSSCPIQDEDKTQFDFGIFLDALQSGIVESSTDFPQKFFYCFWWGLRNLSSLGQNLATSTYVWEICFAVFISIAGLVLFSFLIGNMQTYLQSTTTRLEEMRVKRRDAEQWMSHRLLPENLRERIRRYEQYKWQETRGVDEENLICNLPKDLRRDIKRHLCLALLMRVPMFEKMDEQLLDAMCDRLKPVLYTEESYIVREGDPVDEMLFIMRGRLLTMTTNGGRTGFFNSEYLKAGDFCGEELLTWALDPHTSANLPISTRTVQALSEVEAFALKADDLKFVASQFRRLHSKQLRHTFRFYSQQWRTWAATFIQAAWRRHMKKKLEESLQEEENRLQDALAKAGVSSPSLGATIYASRFAANLLRTIRRSGTRKARVPERLPAMLLQKPAEPDFTAEEQ